In the Natronobacterium texcoconense genome, one interval contains:
- a CDS encoding DUF420 domain-containing protein yields MATADAKRRLRERPIGATILLTIVGYVLVIGTFLLDVPIYPDLTNAQVTMFTHAIAVINAATTVLLVAGWYWIRVGEVEKHRFAMVGAFALILLFLVVYLIRVGGGGEKLFDGPQTVYYAYLLMLAIHIVLSIVAVPVVLYALLLGLTHTPTELRETAHARVGRIAAASWILSLVLGVVTYVMLNHWYGYEFAAILVPLL; encoded by the coding sequence ATGGCAACTGCGGACGCGAAACGTCGGCTCCGGGAGCGACCGATCGGTGCGACGATCCTCCTGACGATCGTCGGCTACGTACTGGTTATCGGGACGTTCCTTCTCGACGTGCCGATCTATCCCGACCTGACGAACGCACAGGTAACCATGTTCACGCACGCAATCGCCGTCATCAACGCGGCCACGACGGTCCTGCTGGTCGCCGGCTGGTACTGGATCCGTGTGGGCGAGGTCGAGAAACACCGGTTCGCGATGGTCGGTGCGTTCGCGCTGATCCTGCTGTTCCTGGTGGTCTACCTGATCCGGGTCGGCGGTGGCGGCGAGAAGCTATTTGACGGGCCCCAGACGGTCTACTACGCCTATCTGCTCATGCTGGCGATCCACATCGTGCTCTCGATCGTGGCGGTGCCGGTCGTGCTCTACGCGCTGTTGCTCGGGTTGACACACACCCCGACGGAACTGCGCGAGACCGCACACGCACGGGTCGGGCGCATCGCCGCCGCGTCGTGGATCCTGAGTCTCGTCCTCGGCGTCGTCACGTACGTGATGTTGAATCACTGGTACGGCTACGAGTTCGCGGCGATACTCGTCCCGCTGTTGTAA
- a CDS encoding universal stress protein produces MAIDTILLAVGPMDTVRADGLAETVLEIAEPLDATVVIGHAFTKREYEEFRDELGLEERVENVDPDAVAEKRPPVGDLAEMFEEEGVDHEVRGSLGDVGDEVVDMARDVDADRMVLGGRRRSPAEKAVLGSVSQDIILQAPCPVTYYRDLDVME; encoded by the coding sequence ATGGCGATAGATACGATTTTGCTGGCCGTCGGCCCGATGGACACCGTTCGTGCGGACGGACTCGCAGAGACCGTCCTCGAGATCGCGGAGCCACTCGACGCGACGGTCGTAATCGGTCACGCGTTTACCAAGCGGGAATACGAGGAGTTCCGGGACGAGCTCGGACTCGAGGAGCGCGTGGAGAACGTCGATCCAGACGCGGTCGCCGAAAAGCGGCCGCCGGTCGGTGATCTCGCGGAGATGTTCGAGGAGGAAGGTGTCGATCACGAGGTTCGGGGCTCGCTTGGCGACGTCGGCGACGAGGTCGTCGACATGGCCAGAGACGTCGACGCCGACCGCATGGTCCTGGGTGGCCGTCGTCGCTCGCCGGCCGAAAAAGCCGTTCTCGGCTCGGTTTCTCAGGACATCATCCTGCAGGCACCCTGTCCCGTCACCTACTACCGGGATCTGGACGTCATGGAGTGA
- a CDS encoding dCTP deaminase/dUTPase family protein, which produces MSADHPLADYVDNLVYEPAQAHDHGIDLTASAIYEVAGPGRIDFGGDELEDADLEPVETELRDPDDEFGWWHLEGGQYVLQHNEFLTDLEEPLYLQPRTELLARGVSHPSMQVVSHLPLIPLTVADGGVRIKENARVSTLLPVGARKTAADPR; this is translated from the coding sequence ATGTCAGCCGATCATCCGCTCGCCGACTACGTCGACAACCTGGTGTACGAACCCGCACAGGCACACGACCACGGAATCGATCTGACGGCGAGTGCGATCTACGAAGTCGCCGGTCCCGGCCGCATCGACTTCGGCGGCGACGAACTCGAGGACGCCGACCTCGAGCCAGTCGAGACCGAACTCCGCGATCCCGACGACGAGTTCGGCTGGTGGCACCTCGAGGGCGGCCAGTACGTCCTCCAGCACAACGAGTTCCTGACCGACCTCGAGGAACCGCTCTATCTCCAGCCACGCACCGAGTTGCTCGCTCGCGGCGTCTCCCATCCGTCGATGCAGGTGGTCTCGCATCTGCCGCTGATCCCGCTTACCGTCGCCGACGGCGGCGTTCGGATCAAGGAGAACGCTCGTGTCTCGACGCTGCTGCCGGTCGGCGCTCGAAAGACAGCGGCCGACCCCCGATAG
- a CDS encoding ROK family protein, whose amino-acid sequence MVYYAGVDLGATNVRAAVADDDGTTIGVSRNGTPRGPTGIDVTEGVLRTLRQACDAAGIDSDEIDAAGIGSIGPFDLAEGAVIDPANLPDSIDRIPLTGPIEKLIDSEEVYLHNDTNAGVIGERFHADRNPDDMVYITISSGIGAGVCCDGKILDGWDGNAGEVGHTVVDPRGRLTCGCGHDGHWEAYCSGNGIPEYTRLLAEDDPTIETVLPLEDPDFTAKDVFDLAGEDELADYTIEQLTHWNVIGVTNIVQSFAPLVVSFGGAVALHNEELVVDPIRERVSEMLLNNVPEFRVTDHGDDVVLEGALASAMTGGTGDRRQFEN is encoded by the coding sequence ATGGTCTACTACGCCGGCGTCGACCTCGGCGCGACCAACGTACGGGCCGCCGTCGCCGACGACGATGGCACGACGATCGGTGTCAGCCGCAACGGAACTCCTCGCGGGCCGACGGGAATCGACGTGACGGAAGGCGTCCTGCGAACGCTCCGCCAGGCCTGTGACGCCGCCGGGATCGATTCGGACGAAATCGACGCTGCGGGGATCGGCTCGATCGGCCCTTTCGACCTCGCGGAGGGTGCCGTGATCGACCCGGCGAACCTGCCGGACTCGATCGACCGGATTCCGCTCACCGGCCCCATCGAGAAACTGATCGACAGCGAGGAAGTCTATCTCCACAACGACACGAACGCGGGCGTCATCGGCGAACGGTTCCACGCCGACCGCAACCCCGACGACATGGTCTACATCACCATCTCCTCGGGGATCGGCGCTGGCGTCTGCTGTGACGGCAAGATCCTCGACGGCTGGGACGGTAACGCGGGCGAGGTCGGCCACACCGTCGTCGACCCGCGGGGTCGGTTGACCTGTGGCTGTGGACACGACGGTCACTGGGAAGCCTACTGTTCGGGGAACGGTATCCCCGAGTACACGCGACTGCTCGCCGAGGACGACCCGACGATCGAGACCGTACTGCCGCTCGAGGATCCCGACTTCACGGCGAAAGACGTCTTCGACCTCGCCGGCGAGGACGAACTGGCCGACTACACGATTGAGCAACTCACTCACTGGAACGTGATCGGTGTCACCAACATCGTCCAGTCGTTCGCGCCGCTCGTCGTCTCCTTCGGGGGTGCCGTTGCGCTCCACAACGAGGAACTGGTCGTCGACCCGATCCGCGAACGCGTCTCCGAGATGTTGCTGAACAACGTTCCCGAATTCCGGGTTACTGATCACGGCGACGACGTCGTCCTCGAGGGCGCACTGGCAAGCGCTATGACCGGCGGGACCGGCGACCGACGCCAGTTCGAGAACTGA
- the leuS gene encoding leucine--tRNA ligase: MAGTPSENNDRTAMTHYDHAQVQEFWQYVWEREDVYELSDDATDPTYVLGMFPYTSGTLHMGHVRNYAITDAYARYRRMQGDDVLHPMGWDAFGLPAENAAYERASDPNSWTQACIRRMREELETMGFGYDWSREITTCEPAYYRWNQWLFARLYEAGLVEYEAATVNWCPDCETVLADAQVTEREGERSEPSEETSAERVCWRCETPVGRRELDQWFFTITDYADQLHEGLDDLEGWPDGVREIQRNWIGRQEGTRIEFDLEDHGGVDVFSTRSDTIYGATYLAVSPGHDLTRTLAESDDAVAKYVDDVRERGPDEVGFSGIETDAVAVHPLTGEELPVYVAGYVLEDVGTGAVMGVPAHNERDHAFAREHDLPVERVIESEDGDADEPYTGEGTLVESGEYDGLETAEARQRLVDDHDALEEDVTYRLRDWLISRQRYWGTPIPIVHCDDCGPVLVPEDDLPVELPEFVRTTGNPLEEHETFRETTCPECGGPAERETDTMDTFVDSSWYFLRFLSPNLEDAPFDTERAEEWLPVDVYVGGDEHATLHLLYTRFFTRALADLGLLDRREPIRELRSQGTVLYDGEKMSSSKGNVVEPHEYGAETTRLFVLSAAHPEQDFEWTANDVRGAYELQQTLYEMATSFVEETDTRVRRRAHDEYVAREIDRTLAAATEEYERFRFHRAATEIQELTQLLRRYREFDRINETVYRRGLLTLAALIAPMAPHLGEELWNKLRGEGLVVDADWPTPESEVSDYRLERRLVETTLEDVRDIVETASIDDPERIELVVAEDWKYRTVESLRAGEESVVDRVLEGDVDAPDRETVGAFVGDVASRGEQSGIDRALDPEREREVLERAGWLITDEFDAEVGVRRATDDDDLGEKARPGKPAIRIDRDG; this comes from the coding sequence ATGGCCGGCACGCCCAGTGAGAACAACGACCGTACCGCAATGACACACTACGATCACGCGCAGGTACAGGAGTTCTGGCAGTACGTCTGGGAGCGCGAGGACGTCTACGAACTATCGGACGACGCGACGGACCCGACCTACGTCCTCGGAATGTTTCCCTACACGTCGGGGACGCTCCACATGGGACACGTCCGAAACTACGCAATCACGGACGCCTACGCCCGCTATCGGCGCATGCAGGGTGACGACGTTCTCCACCCGATGGGGTGGGACGCGTTCGGCCTCCCGGCAGAAAACGCCGCCTACGAACGGGCGAGCGATCCGAACTCCTGGACCCAGGCGTGTATCCGCCGGATGCGGGAGGAACTCGAGACGATGGGCTTTGGCTACGACTGGTCCCGCGAGATCACCACTTGCGAACCGGCGTACTACCGCTGGAACCAGTGGCTGTTCGCACGCCTCTACGAGGCCGGTCTCGTCGAGTACGAGGCTGCGACCGTCAACTGGTGTCCGGACTGCGAGACGGTGCTTGCCGACGCACAGGTGACAGAGCGCGAGGGCGAACGCAGTGAGCCCTCGGAAGAAACGAGCGCCGAACGCGTCTGCTGGCGCTGCGAGACGCCCGTCGGCCGGCGGGAACTCGACCAGTGGTTCTTCACCATCACCGACTACGCCGACCAACTCCACGAGGGACTCGACGACCTCGAGGGGTGGCCCGACGGCGTCCGGGAGATCCAGCGCAACTGGATCGGTCGCCAGGAGGGAACGAGGATCGAGTTCGACCTCGAGGATCACGGAGGCGTCGACGTCTTCAGCACGCGCTCCGATACGATCTACGGGGCGACCTATCTCGCGGTCTCGCCCGGTCACGACCTGACGCGGACGCTGGCCGAAAGCGACGATGCCGTGGCCAAGTACGTCGACGACGTCCGCGAACGCGGCCCCGACGAGGTCGGTTTCTCGGGGATCGAGACCGACGCGGTCGCCGTCCACCCGTTGACTGGAGAGGAACTGCCAGTTTACGTCGCCGGCTACGTCCTCGAGGACGTCGGCACCGGTGCGGTGATGGGCGTTCCCGCACACAACGAACGCGACCACGCGTTCGCTCGAGAGCACGACCTGCCGGTCGAACGCGTGATCGAATCGGAAGACGGCGACGCGGACGAACCCTACACCGGTGAGGGAACGCTAGTCGAAAGCGGCGAGTACGATGGGCTCGAGACCGCCGAGGCACGCCAGCGACTCGTCGACGACCACGACGCACTCGAGGAGGACGTCACCTACCGCCTGCGGGACTGGCTGATCTCCCGGCAGCGCTACTGGGGGACGCCGATTCCGATCGTTCACTGTGACGACTGTGGTCCCGTTCTCGTTCCCGAGGACGACCTTCCGGTCGAACTCCCCGAGTTCGTCCGGACGACGGGGAACCCGCTCGAGGAACACGAGACGTTCCGCGAGACGACGTGTCCGGAGTGTGGCGGCCCAGCCGAGCGCGAGACGGACACGATGGACACGTTCGTCGACTCCTCGTGGTACTTCCTGCGATTCCTCTCGCCGAACCTCGAGGACGCTCCCTTCGACACCGAACGCGCCGAGGAGTGGCTACCGGTCGACGTCTACGTCGGCGGCGACGAACACGCCACGCTACACCTGCTTTACACGCGCTTTTTCACGCGGGCGCTGGCCGACCTCGGACTGCTGGATCGGCGCGAACCGATTCGGGAACTCAGAAGTCAGGGGACGGTGCTGTACGACGGCGAAAAGATGTCCAGTTCGAAGGGGAACGTCGTCGAGCCCCACGAGTACGGCGCGGAGACGACCCGGCTGTTCGTCCTCTCGGCCGCTCACCCCGAACAGGACTTCGAGTGGACCGCGAACGACGTCCGTGGTGCCTACGAACTCCAGCAGACGCTGTACGAGATGGCGACGTCGTTCGTCGAGGAGACCGACACCCGCGTGCGACGTCGTGCTCACGACGAGTACGTCGCCCGCGAGATCGACCGGACGCTCGCCGCGGCCACCGAGGAGTACGAACGGTTCCGGTTCCACCGCGCCGCCACAGAGATCCAGGAGCTCACCCAGCTACTGCGGCGCTACCGCGAGTTCGACCGGATCAACGAGACCGTCTACCGCCGCGGCCTGCTAACGCTCGCGGCACTGATCGCGCCGATGGCACCCCATCTCGGCGAGGAACTGTGGAACAAACTCCGCGGCGAAGGACTGGTCGTCGACGCCGACTGGCCCACACCCGAATCCGAGGTCTCCGACTACCGCCTCGAGCGCCGACTCGTCGAGACCACCCTCGAGGACGTCCGCGACATCGTCGAGACCGCGTCGATCGACGACCCCGAACGGATCGAACTGGTCGTCGCCGAGGACTGGAAGTACCGGACCGTCGAGTCGCTGCGAGCGGGCGAGGAGTCGGTCGTCGATCGAGTGCTCGAGGGCGACGTCGACGCGCCGGACCGGGAAACCGTCGGTGCGTTCGTCGGCGACGTCGCCTCGCGCGGGGAACAATCGGGGATCGACCGCGCCCTCGATCCCGAACGGGAACGCGAGGTGCTCGAGCGGGCGGGCTGGCTGATAACCGACGAGTTCGACGCCGAGGTAGGGGTTCGGAGAGCGACCGATGACGACGATCTGGGGGAGAAAGCCCGTCCCGGGAAGCCGGCGATCCGGATCGATCGAGACGGCTAA
- a CDS encoding LVIVD repeat-containing protein codes for MQRRTLLRRSGTLAFALPVSGSTAAGAASVTGSSVATAVSDEPYEPLGRIAVDGTAEAVVGDDGETAYLATTTGFAIVDVSDPFDPSLLFEETSLEVDGDPLLEILDIKVDGDRLVVPGPANASSSYPFHGFICYDVSDPSDPAVIDEPYETGFHIHNCYLEGEHLYVVANSEAENPLVVYDVADGIEEIGRWSLMEREPGWEEVGWLTRYLHDVYVHDDIAYLAHWNAGTYLLDVSDPASPEYLSHVSETSLEETRELEAVDDTSLGLPGNDHYSAVDETGDLLAVGREAWETGGEEPDGPGGIDLYDVSDPTDPVPRGSIDAPLAADESYQAGLWTTAHNFELRDEMLFSSWYRGGVKIHDVSDPESPEQLAWWRDPDEAGFWTARVAEPGETFVASSTPVIPNAPTEGALYTFRIRAGDQSDPPSLTDPTAVRSDDRDEDGPPNGTKGTGTGMTDRSGDEDDDPTPGFTTTAVGIGAGGVATLEWVRRRQ; via the coding sequence ATGCAGCGGAGAACGCTCCTTCGTCGGAGTGGCACCCTCGCGTTTGCCCTCCCCGTTTCCGGTTCGACGGCCGCAGGTGCGGCATCGGTCACGGGTTCCTCTGTCGCGACAGCCGTCAGTGACGAACCGTACGAACCGCTCGGCCGAATCGCAGTCGACGGAACCGCCGAAGCCGTCGTGGGCGACGACGGCGAGACTGCCTATCTCGCTACCACGACCGGATTCGCTATCGTCGACGTCAGCGATCCGTTCGACCCCTCCCTTCTCTTCGAGGAGACCAGTCTCGAGGTCGACGGCGACCCGCTACTCGAGATTCTCGACATCAAAGTCGACGGCGACCGACTGGTCGTTCCCGGCCCGGCAAACGCGAGTTCGAGCTATCCCTTCCACGGGTTCATCTGCTACGACGTGAGCGATCCCAGCGATCCAGCAGTGATCGACGAACCCTACGAGACCGGCTTTCACATCCACAACTGCTATCTCGAGGGCGAACACCTCTACGTCGTCGCGAACAGCGAGGCCGAGAATCCGCTGGTCGTCTACGACGTCGCCGACGGAATCGAGGAGATCGGCCGCTGGTCGCTCATGGAGCGCGAACCCGGCTGGGAGGAGGTCGGCTGGCTCACCCGATACCTCCACGACGTCTACGTCCACGACGATATCGCCTATCTCGCCCACTGGAACGCCGGCACCTACCTGCTGGACGTCTCCGACCCCGCGTCACCGGAGTACCTCTCACACGTTTCGGAGACGTCCCTCGAGGAGACCCGCGAACTCGAGGCGGTCGACGATACTAGCCTCGGACTGCCCGGCAACGACCACTACTCGGCGGTCGACGAGACGGGGGATCTCCTCGCGGTCGGCCGGGAGGCGTGGGAGACAGGCGGCGAGGAACCGGACGGTCCGGGTGGGATCGACCTCTACGACGTGAGCGACCCGACTGATCCCGTTCCTCGTGGCTCGATCGATGCCCCGCTCGCAGCCGACGAGAGCTACCAGGCTGGGTTGTGGACGACGGCACACAACTTCGAACTCCGCGACGAGATGCTGTTCTCGTCGTGGTACCGTGGTGGAGTAAAGATCCACGACGTGAGCGATCCCGAATCGCCCGAGCAACTCGCGTGGTGGCGCGACCCCGATGAGGCAGGGTTCTGGACCGCCCGCGTCGCCGAACCGGGCGAAACGTTCGTCGCGAGCAGTACGCCCGTGATCCCCAACGCGCCGACCGAAGGGGCGCTGTACACGTTCCGAATCAGGGCCGGCGACCAGTCCGATCCGCCGTCGCTCACCGATCCCACGGCGGTCAGATCCGACGACAGGGACGAAGACGGACCGCCGAACGGAACCAAGGGTACCGGCACCGGCATGACCGACAGGTCTGGAGACGAAGACGATGATCCGACACCAGGGTTTACCACGACTGCCGTCGGCATCGGGGCTGGCGGCGTAGCCACACTCGAGTGGGTCCGTCGGCGCCAGTAG